From Methanobacterium congolense, one genomic window encodes:
- a CDS encoding 30S ribosomal protein S8: MTLMDPLANALTNMRNNEMQGNKRCKISPASKMIGHVLRTMQKEGYIGEFEFVDDEKAGQFIVELEGNINKCGVIKPRHAVKKDEFEKFEKRYLPSKNFGIMIVTTPEGIMTHREAKEKGIGGRLLVYVY, encoded by the coding sequence ATGACTCTTATGGATCCTCTAGCAAACGCTCTTACAAACATGAGAAACAACGAGATGCAGGGAAACAAGAGGTGCAAAATCTCTCCAGCGTCCAAGATGATAGGACATGTTTTAAGGACAATGCAGAAAGAGGGATATATCGGTGAATTTGAATTTGTTGACGATGAAAAAGCAGGGCAGTTCATTGTTGAACTAGAAGGAAACATAAACAAGTGCGGTGTAATAAAGCCAAGACACGCCGTTAAAAAAGATGAATTTGAAAAATTTGAGAAAAGGTACCTACCATCCAAAAACTTTGGAATAATGATAGTAACAACCCCTGAAGGAATAATGACCCACAGGGAAGCCAAAGAAAAAGGAATTGGTGGAAGACTTCTCGTATACGTTTACTAA
- a CDS encoding 30S ribosomal protein S14, which produces MPRKYGKASRKCSRCGDHSALVRRYGLMLCRQCFRELAPRIGFKKYN; this is translated from the coding sequence TTGCCAAGAAAATACGGAAAGGCATCAAGAAAATGTAGTAGATGCGGGGACCACTCTGCACTCGTCAGAAGATACGGGTTAATGCTTTGCAGACAGTGCTTCAGGGAACTTGCACCAAGGATAGGATTTAAGAAATACAACTAA
- a CDS encoding 50S ribosomal protein L5, which translates to MNPMEQVKINKATVNIGVGEGGEQLARAEKLLNNITSQKPVRTYSKVTNPEFGIRKGQPIACKVTLRNEKAFDTVKLILAGIGNRIKAGQFDKQGNVSFGIAEHIEIPGMRYDPEIGIFGMNVAVTFEKPGYRIKRRKIQNKKVPSKHQVTKEETMEFMKEKFQVEIE; encoded by the coding sequence ATGAACCCAATGGAACAAGTGAAAATTAACAAAGCAACAGTGAACATAGGTGTAGGTGAAGGTGGAGAACAGCTTGCAAGGGCAGAGAAGCTCCTGAATAACATCACAAGCCAGAAACCTGTACGTACTTATTCTAAAGTTACCAACCCTGAGTTTGGAATAAGGAAAGGTCAGCCTATTGCATGCAAAGTCACATTAAGAAACGAAAAAGCATTCGACACTGTTAAACTCATACTTGCAGGTATAGGTAACAGGATCAAGGCAGGTCAATTCGACAAACAGGGAAACGTTTCATTTGGAATAGCAGAACACATAGAAATTCCAGGAATGAGGTACGATCCTGAGATAGGTATATTTGGAATGAACGTTGCAGTAACCTTTGAAAAACCAGGTTACAGGATAAAGAGAAGGAAGATCCAGAACAAAAAAGTTCCAAGTAAACATCAAGTCACAAAGGAAGAAACCATGGAATTCATGAAGGAAAAATTCCAGGTTGAAATAGAATAA
- a CDS encoding 30S ribosomal protein S4e, with translation MAKMGSRKHLKRFKSPEHWPIHPKENKWTVKPSAGPHSIEDSLPLLLVVRDILKVADNAREAKIIINNGDILVDGRARKDYQFPVGFMDVIELPKSEKVYRVLPDDKGRLILHPISKENAEFKLCRIEDKTTIKGGKTQLNLHDGRNCLVEKEYKTGDVIVVEIPEQTVTDQIKFEAGTIGLITGGKHIGELGKIKEINTTRSSKSNTVLIETDDNKTFLTLTDYVFVIGKTKPVISLPGGN, from the coding sequence ATGGCAAAGATGGGATCAAGAAAACATCTTAAACGTTTCAAATCACCAGAGCACTGGCCTATCCATCCAAAAGAAAACAAATGGACTGTAAAACCAAGTGCAGGTCCACACTCAATTGAAGATTCACTTCCACTACTACTAGTGGTAAGGGACATCCTCAAAGTTGCAGACAATGCAAGGGAAGCAAAGATAATCATAAACAACGGTGACATCCTTGTGGACGGCCGTGCAAGAAAAGATTATCAATTCCCAGTTGGATTCATGGATGTAATAGAACTACCAAAATCTGAAAAGGTTTATAGGGTACTGCCAGATGATAAGGGTAGGTTAATACTCCACCCAATAAGCAAAGAAAATGCAGAATTCAAACTCTGCAGAATTGAAGACAAAACCACAATAAAAGGTGGTAAAACACAGCTCAACCTCCACGACGGAAGGAACTGCCTTGTTGAAAAAGAATACAAAACAGGGGATGTCATAGTGGTTGAGATTCCAGAGCAAACCGTCACTGACCAGATCAAATTTGAAGCTGGAACAATCGGCCTCATAACTGGTGGTAAACACATAGGTGAGCTTGGTAAAATTAAAGAAATTAACACAACACGATCATCAAAATCAAACACTGTTCTAATTGAGACAGATGATAACAAAACTTTCCTAACACTCACAGACTACGTCTTTGTTATAGGAAAAACAAAACCTGTTATTTCACTTCCAGGAGGTAACTAA
- the rplX gene encoding 50S ribosomal protein L24: MSKQPRKQRKLIYKAPLHIRHKLMSVNLSPELREQYGRRSIPIRTGDSVKVVRGDFRDHEGKVEKVDLKNYRVMIEGASVQKPDGNKVYHTIHPSNMVIIELDLDDDERNQIIERKG; encoded by the coding sequence ATGTCAAAACAGCCAAGGAAACAAAGGAAACTTATCTACAAGGCACCCTTACACATACGCCACAAACTCATGAGCGTAAACCTCAGCCCGGAGCTCAGGGAACAGTACGGAAGAAGATCCATTCCTATAAGGACTGGTGACTCTGTTAAAGTAGTCCGTGGTGATTTCAGGGATCATGAGGGTAAAGTAGAGAAGGTAGACCTTAAAAATTACAGGGTAATGATTGAAGGAGCGTCCGTCCAGAAACCAGATGGAAACAAAGTTTACCATACAATACACCCTTCAAACATGGTTATAATAGAACTGGACCTGGACGACGACGAAAGAAACCAAATAATAGAGAGGAAGGGATAA
- a CDS encoding 50S ribosomal protein L14: MKAISSNVTKALPIGARLQCVDNTGAREVEIVAVKGYKGVRRRLAPAGVGDMVVISVKKGTVDMRREVTTAVVVRQKKEFRRADGLRVKFEDNAAVIVSPEGVLKGSEIRGPIAKEAAERWPAIGSAASTIV, encoded by the coding sequence ATGAAAGCCATTTCATCCAATGTTACAAAGGCACTACCAATAGGTGCAAGACTTCAGTGCGTGGATAACACAGGCGCAAGAGAAGTCGAAATAGTAGCTGTCAAAGGATACAAAGGTGTTAGAAGGAGATTAGCACCTGCAGGTGTCGGTGACATGGTCGTGATCTCAGTCAAAAAAGGTACAGTTGACATGAGAAGAGAAGTCACAACCGCTGTTGTCGTAAGACAGAAAAAAGAATTCAGAAGGGCAGATGGCTTAAGGGTCAAATTTGAGGACAATGCAGCTGTAATAGTATCCCCCGAGGGTGTGCTAAAAGGTTCTGAAATAAGGGGACCAATTGCAAAGGAAGCAGCTGAAAGATGGCCTGCAATAGGAAGCGCTGCCAGTACAATAGTTTAA
- a CDS encoding 30S ribosomal protein S17, producing the protein MVGIDVKEPKTKCDDPNCPFHGTLPVRGQILEGIVTSDKAERTITVERSFYKFIRKYERYEKRKSKITAHKPDCIEVKVGDSVKIAECRPLSKTKHFVVVEVKGES; encoded by the coding sequence ATGGTTGGTATCGATGTTAAAGAACCAAAAACAAAATGTGATGATCCTAACTGTCCGTTTCACGGAACCCTCCCTGTAAGGGGTCAAATATTAGAGGGAATTGTTACAAGTGACAAGGCAGAAAGGACGATCACAGTTGAAAGAAGCTTCTACAAATTCATCAGGAAGTATGAGAGATACGAAAAAAGGAAATCAAAAATCACAGCACACAAACCCGACTGCATAGAAGTAAAAGTTGGAGACTCTGTTAAAATAGCAGAATGCAGACCACTCAGCAAAACCAAACACTTCGTTGTAGTGGAAGTGAAAGGAGAGAGCTAA
- the rnp1 gene encoding ribonuclease P protein component 1, whose translation MITPQNIFQHEFIGLNVEVKESSHEGFIGINGRVVDETKNTITVETEEDGEKMVPKKTSTFRFKLPNGAVVEIAGRVIVARPEDRIKKKFRKYW comes from the coding sequence ATGATCACTCCACAAAACATATTTCAACATGAGTTCATAGGCCTCAATGTAGAGGTCAAAGAGAGCTCGCATGAAGGATTCATTGGGATAAACGGAAGGGTTGTTGATGAAACCAAAAACACCATCACAGTGGAAACTGAAGAAGATGGTGAAAAAATGGTTCCAAAAAAGACTTCAACATTCCGCTTCAAATTACCAAACGGTGCCGTGGTTGAAATAGCCGGCCGCGTAATTGTTGCCCGTCCCGAGGACAGGATCAAGAAGAAGTTCAGAAAATACTGGTAG
- the yciH gene encoding stress response translation initiation inhibitor YciH, producing MKVCEICGLPEELCVCEEIAREIQKVKVYTVRRRFGKLMTIVEGIDEHDIDVRELTKELKAKCACGGTAKKGQIELQGDHKRKVKEVLANMGFSSDTIEIKDRDDKNRKRRGRRR from the coding sequence ATGAAAGTCTGTGAGATATGCGGTCTTCCAGAAGAACTTTGCGTCTGTGAGGAGATAGCCAGAGAAATTCAAAAGGTTAAGGTATACACAGTAAGAAGAAGATTCGGGAAACTCATGACCATTGTCGAGGGAATAGATGAACACGACATTGACGTGAGGGAACTAACAAAGGAACTCAAGGCAAAATGTGCCTGTGGAGGTACAGCTAAGAAGGGTCAGATAGAACTTCAAGGAGACCACAAAAGAAAGGTCAAGGAAGTTCTTGCTAACATGGGCTTTTCTTCAGACACCATTGAGATAAAGGATAGAGATGATAAAAACAGGAAAAGAAGAGGTAGAAGGAGATAA
- the rpmC gene encoding 50S ribosomal protein L29 — translation MVILRSKEIRVMETDEIQKKLEELRAEHSKMISKSAAAGVNENPGKIKELKRTIARVLTILNEKNQEK, via the coding sequence ATGGTAATATTAAGAAGCAAGGAAATACGGGTAATGGAAACGGATGAGATCCAGAAAAAACTGGAGGAACTCAGGGCAGAGCACTCAAAGATGATTTCAAAAAGTGCAGCTGCTGGGGTTAATGAAAATCCAGGAAAGATAAAGGAACTTAAAAGAACGATCGCACGTGTCCTTACAATATTAAATGAAAAAAACCAGGAGAAATAA